In Halovivax gelatinilyticus, the following are encoded in one genomic region:
- a CDS encoding uracil-DNA glycosylase produces the protein MSPADPAFPESRHVIEPGCDRCPQLVDCRERISWGTGPENVSIVVVGEAPGAGDPDADRWRGGNWTGKAYTSRHSGRRIRSMLDAVGYADDAYYTNAVKCLPADPDDPTITREPAGDERAACRTHLLTELERVDPAVVLATGKHATETVLEADGRSLADLPGSGFLDAVLEPVRCEALSTWLCPIVHPSYQDVWIGRLGYEPATYRDAIRDRLDDLIG, from the coding sequence GTGTCCCCGGCGGATCCCGCGTTCCCCGAGTCGCGCCACGTCATCGAACCCGGCTGCGATCGCTGTCCACAGCTCGTCGACTGTCGAGAACGGATTTCGTGGGGGACCGGTCCGGAGAACGTCTCGATCGTGGTCGTGGGCGAGGCGCCGGGTGCGGGCGATCCGGACGCCGATCGGTGGCGAGGCGGCAACTGGACCGGCAAAGCCTACACCTCTCGCCACTCGGGCCGGCGCATTCGTTCGATGCTCGACGCGGTCGGCTACGCGGACGACGCCTACTATACGAACGCGGTCAAGTGCTTGCCGGCGGACCCCGACGACCCAACAATCACTCGCGAACCCGCCGGCGACGAGCGCGCCGCCTGTCGCACCCACCTCCTGACGGAACTCGAGCGCGTCGACCCGGCCGTCGTCCTCGCGACCGGCAAACACGCAACCGAAACCGTCCTCGAAGCGGACGGCCGCTCGCTCGCCGACCTGCCCGGCTCGGGCTTTCTCGACGCCGTCCTCGAGCCGGTCCGGTGCGAAGCGCTCTCGACCTGGCTCTGCCCGATCGTCCACCCGAGCTACCAGGACGTCTGGATCGGTCGGCTGGGCTACGAACCCGCGACCTACCGCGACGCCATCCGTGATCGACTGGACGACCTGATCGGGTGA
- a CDS encoding Fic family protein, translated as MADDTLPDRAPGSYIPYGARPYYLPEPLPPEAEIEVDRDLREALEGAIYELGRLEGVSEETTNTTTNPIVYTSLVRREAVESVLIEGAKIELEDLFRHETLDNVEVTKDVQEGLNYESAVIEGAGRVDQTGAITIELLDELHGQLLQGTRHDGETIGAFRRQPVHLPPPETLADPFIPPAPGRITELMDDLIEYVQTGGPYHKLLDVGIVHYQFETIHPYSDGNGRLGRLLITLQLIEQGYLSKPYLYPSAYFNEHKVEYVTRMRAVSEEGAWEPWLRFFVDGIRRQAADAVERTDELRALRRTYEAKYGHEKTAADRLAMRLFQHPYVTTNEVAEFLDVTSQTARNAITELEAQDVLEETTGKQRYQEFKAVDIFEILTRSFE; from the coding sequence ATGGCCGACGATACCCTCCCCGACCGGGCACCGGGGTCGTACATCCCCTATGGCGCACGGCCGTACTACCTCCCCGAACCGCTTCCACCGGAGGCGGAAATCGAGGTCGATCGCGATCTCCGAGAGGCGCTCGAAGGGGCGATATACGAGCTCGGGCGACTCGAAGGTGTGAGCGAGGAAACCACCAACACCACCACCAACCCCATCGTCTATACATCCCTCGTTCGTCGGGAGGCGGTGGAGTCGGTGTTGATCGAAGGGGCCAAGATCGAACTCGAGGATCTCTTTCGTCACGAAACACTCGACAACGTCGAGGTTACGAAGGACGTCCAGGAAGGGCTGAATTACGAATCGGCGGTGATCGAGGGAGCCGGCCGAGTCGATCAAACCGGGGCGATTACGATCGAACTGCTCGACGAACTCCACGGTCAGCTCCTGCAGGGTACTCGCCACGACGGAGAGACGATCGGCGCGTTCCGACGACAACCCGTCCATCTGCCGCCGCCCGAGACGCTCGCGGATCCGTTCATTCCGCCTGCGCCGGGTCGGATCACCGAGTTGATGGACGATCTTATCGAGTACGTCCAGACCGGAGGGCCCTACCACAAACTTCTGGACGTCGGGATCGTCCACTACCAATTTGAGACGATTCACCCGTACAGCGACGGGAACGGACGCCTCGGCCGCCTCTTGATTACGCTACAGCTCATCGAGCAGGGATACCTGAGTAAACCGTACCTCTACCCGAGCGCCTACTTCAACGAGCACAAAGTCGAGTACGTCACCCGGATGCGCGCGGTCAGCGAAGAGGGTGCCTGGGAGCCGTGGCTTCGATTCTTCGTCGACGGCATTCGCCGACAGGCCGCCGACGCGGTAGAGCGAACCGACGAGCTTCGGGCGCTGCGCCGAACGTACGAAGCGAAATATGGTCACGAGAAGACCGCTGCCGACCGCCTCGCGATGCGGCTGTTCCAGCACCCCTACGTCACGACGAACGAGGTAGCGGAGTTCCTCGACGTCACGTCCCAGACGGCCCGAAACGCGATCACCGAACTGGAAGCACAAGATGTTCTCGAAGAGACCACTGGCAAGCAACGCTATCAAGAGTTTAAAGCCGTCGACATCTTCGAGATTCTAACTCGGTCGTTCGAGTGA